The following coding sequences lie in one Cannabis sativa cultivar Pink pepper isolate KNU-18-1 chromosome 5, ASM2916894v1, whole genome shotgun sequence genomic window:
- the LOC115717889 gene encoding uncharacterized protein LOC115717889 — MANDDQSAQSEIRSLNPDNSSSRDNQDSQRNNQRSPLEDPANPYYLHHGDNPRNTLAMQLSISVKNKIGFLDGSIPKPSPTDFVMYNAWVRNNNIVISWILINSVSKEISSSILYDDSAAAIWNDLKMRFHQRNGPHIYNLRKGLMNLKQEAQTVSMYFTKLKTVWEELSNYRPSCTCNGCSCGGVKKLQEHHHMEYIMSFLMGLSDNYTQVRSSILLMDPLPEMNRVFHLVSQEEHQKGNTIG; from the exons ATGGCCAACGATGATCAATCAGCTCAGTCTGAAATTCGGTCTCTGAATCCAGATAATTCTTCATCTCGTGACAATCAAGATTCCCAGAGAAACAATCAAAGAAGTCCACTTGAGGATCCTGCCAATCCCTACTATCTTCACCACGGTGATAATCCAAGAAATACTCTG GCAATGCAACTTTCAATCTCTGTTAAGAACAAGATAGGATTCCTTGATGGTTCTATTCCTAAACCCTCTCCTACTGATTTTGTTATGTATAATGCTTGGGTTAGAAATAACAATATTGTCATTTCTTGGATTTTAATAAATTCTGTTTCTAAGGAAATTTCTTCTAGCATACTCTATGATGACAGTGCTGCTGCTATTTGGAATGACCTTAAAATGAGATTTCACCAAAGAAATGGTCCTCACATATACAATCTAAGAAAGGGTTTGATGAATCTCAAACAAGAAGCTCAAACCGTGAGCATGTACTTCACCAAACTGAAAACTGTCTGGGAAGAACTCTCCAATTATCGACCTTCATGTACTTGCAATGGTTGTTCATGTGGAGGAGTCAAGAAACTTCAAGAACATCACCACATGGAGTATATAATGTCCTTTCTCATGGGACTATCTGACAACTATACTCAGGTTCGAAGCAGCATCTTGCTGATGGATCCATTGCCTGAAATGAATAGAGTTTTCCATCTTGTTTCTCAAGAAGAACATCAGAAAGGAAATACTATAGGATAA
- the LOC115717451 gene encoding thaumatin-like protein 1 translates to MYTITNNLFTLSIITTTLFFVSSHAATFEVRNDCSYTVWAAASPGGGRRLDRGQTWTFNVAAGTKMARIWGRTNCNFDSSGRGRCQTGDCGGVLQCQGWGQPPNTLAEYALNQYNNLDFIDISLVDGFNIPMDFSSTTGRCRGIRCTADINGQCPSQLRAPGGCNNPCTVFKTNEYCCTNGQGSCGPTQFSKFFKNRCPDAYSYPQDDPSSTFTCPGGTNYRVVFCPGK, encoded by the coding sequence ATGTACACCATAACCAATAACCTCTTCACTCTTTCAATCATCACCACAACCTTATTCTTCGTCTCCTCCCATGCAGCCACATTCGAAGTCCGCAATGATTGCTCGTACACCGTCTGGGCAGCGGCCAGCCCCGGCGGTGGCCGCCGTCTGGATCGTGGCCAAACATGGACTTTCAACGTAGCCGCGGGCACAAAGATGGCCCGCATATGGGGTAGGACCAACTGTAACTTCGATAGCAGCGGCCGCGGCCGCTGCCAAACAGGAGACTGTGGTGGGGTCCTCCAATGCCAAGGGTGGGGACAACCTCCAAACACACTAGCTGAGTACGCCTTAAACCAATACAACAACCTTGACTTCATTGACATCTCCTTAGTGGATGGTTTCAACATCCCCATGGATTTTAGCTCCACTACGGGAAGGTGTAGGGGAATAAGGTGCACTGCTGACATTAATGGGCAGTGCCCTAGCCAACTTAGGGCTCCCGGGGGTTGTAACAATCCATGTACTGTGTTCAAGACCAATGAGTATTGTTGTACCAATGGTCAGGGAAGCTGTGGGCCCACCCAATTCTCAAAGTTTTTCAAGAATCGGTGCCCTGATGCTTATAGTTATCCTCAAGATGACCCCTCCTCCACTTTTACTTGTCCTGGTGGGACTAACTATAGAGTTGTGTTTTGCCCTGGAAAGTAG